In Flavobacterium sp. CBA20B-1, one DNA window encodes the following:
- a CDS encoding ABC-F family ATP-binding cassette domain-containing protein — protein sequence MLTVSNLSVQFGKRILFDEVNATFTQGNCYGIIGANGAGKSTFLKIIAGDIDPTSGHVILEPGKRMSVLNQNHNMFDEHTVLETILMGNKVLFAVKKEMDELYADYSDENADRIGELQLQFDEMNGWNADSDAASMLSNLGISEDFHYTLMSEMEPKLKVRVLLAQALFGNPDVLVMDEPTNDLDFETIGWLENFLANYENTVLVVSHDRHFLDAVCTHISDIDFGKINHFSGNYTFWYESSQLAAKQRAQQNKKAEEKKAELEEFIRRFSANVAKSKQATSRKKMIEKLNVNEIKPSSRRYPAIIFEQEREAGDQILNIKELAASVEGEVLFKDVDFNMAKGDKVVVFSKDSRATTAFYEILNNNLKADKGTFEWGITTTQSYLPADNHDFFTEDLTLVDWLRQWAKTEEERDEVYVRGFLGKMIFSGEEALKKGSVLSGGEKVRCMISRMMMIRANVLMLDEPTNHLDLESITAFNNSLKNFKGSVLFTTHDHEFAQTVGNRILELTPNGVIDRYMTFDEYLDDPKIKELRTKMYS from the coding sequence ATGTTAACAGTTTCAAATTTATCTGTACAATTTGGAAAACGTATATTGTTTGATGAAGTAAATGCTACTTTCACTCAAGGAAATTGCTATGGAATTATTGGTGCGAATGGTGCCGGAAAATCTACTTTTTTAAAAATTATTGCTGGTGATATTGACCCCACATCGGGGCATGTGATTTTAGAACCAGGCAAAAGGATGTCGGTTTTGAATCAGAACCACAATATGTTTGATGAGCATACCGTTCTTGAAACCATTTTAATGGGAAATAAAGTACTATTCGCTGTTAAAAAGGAAATGGACGAGTTGTATGCCGATTATTCGGATGAAAATGCCGACCGAATTGGTGAGTTGCAATTGCAATTTGATGAGATGAATGGTTGGAATGCCGATTCGGATGCTGCTTCAATGCTTTCAAATTTAGGGATTTCAGAAGATTTTCATTACACCTTAATGAGCGAAATGGAACCTAAATTAAAAGTACGTGTTTTATTGGCACAAGCTTTATTTGGAAACCCAGATGTTTTGGTAATGGATGAGCCTACCAACGACCTAGATTTTGAAACAATTGGTTGGTTGGAAAACTTTTTGGCAAATTATGAAAACACCGTTTTAGTGGTATCGCACGACCGTCACTTTTTAGATGCGGTTTGTACACATATTTCTGATATCGATTTTGGAAAAATCAATCATTTTTCCGGAAATTATACTTTTTGGTACGAATCTTCGCAATTAGCAGCTAAGCAACGTGCGCAGCAAAACAAAAAAGCCGAAGAGAAAAAAGCCGAGTTAGAAGAATTTATCCGTAGATTCTCTGCAAACGTTGCAAAATCGAAGCAGGCAACTTCTCGTAAAAAAATGATCGAAAAGTTAAATGTAAATGAAATTAAACCATCTAGTCGTAGATATCCTGCCATTATTTTTGAACAAGAACGCGAAGCAGGCGATCAAATTTTAAACATCAAAGAATTAGCTGCGTCGGTTGAAGGGGAAGTGTTGTTCAAAGATGTAGATTTTAACATGGCAAAAGGCGACAAAGTAGTTGTTTTCTCGAAAGATTCACGTGCAACTACTGCTTTTTATGAAATTTTAAACAACAATTTAAAAGCTGATAAAGGTACATTTGAATGGGGAATCACCACCACACAATCATATTTACCTGCAGATAACCACGATTTCTTTACAGAAGATTTAACCTTAGTTGATTGGTTGCGCCAATGGGCAAAAACCGAAGAAGAACGCGATGAAGTTTATGTACGTGGCTTTTTAGGAAAAATGATATTTTCGGGTGAAGAAGCTTTGAAAAAAGGTTCTGTTTTATCGGGTGGAGAAAAAGTGCGTTGTATGATTTCTCGCATGATGATGATTCGTGCAAATGTATTGATGTTAGACGAACCTACCAATCACTTAGATTTGGAATCGATTACGGCATTCAACAACTCCTTGAAAAATTTTAAAGGCTCGGTATTGTTCACCACCCACGATCACGAGTTTGCGCAAACAGTTGGTAACCGTATTCTGGAATTAACACCAAACGGAGTGATTGATCGTTACATGACATTCGACGAATATCTAGACGATCCAAAAATTAAAGAATTACGCACAAAAATGTATTCTTAA
- a CDS encoding Rossmann-like and DUF2520 domain-containing protein: MKTINIIGSGNVAYHLLRAIEKSTNYKIQNVAVRSLEKPVDFIATDLMVLLEDLKPAAITLISVTDSAIAAVSEKIPYNNSLVVHTSGTTAMNVLNDKNRKGVFYPLQTFSKQKEVLFEEVPLCLEAAAPNDLNELKLLASELSNNVFEITSEQRKSLHVAAVFVSNFTNHLYAIGNEICAANNISFAILKPLINETADKIRYLSPKDAQTGPAIRGDQKTIDAHEQFLTNPIFKEIYKLITQSIQTNV, from the coding sequence ATGAAAACAATTAACATAATAGGTTCGGGCAATGTGGCATATCACCTGTTGCGTGCTATTGAGAAATCAACTAATTATAAAATTCAAAATGTGGCGGTGCGTTCGTTGGAAAAACCAGTGGATTTTATTGCTACTGATTTAATGGTTTTGTTGGAAGATTTAAAACCGGCTGCCATTACTTTGATTTCGGTTACAGATAGTGCCATTGCAGCAGTTTCAGAAAAAATTCCTTATAACAATTCGTTGGTGGTGCACACATCTGGAACAACTGCGATGAATGTTTTGAATGATAAAAACAGAAAAGGTGTTTTTTATCCTTTACAAACTTTTTCCAAGCAAAAAGAGGTGCTTTTTGAAGAAGTTCCGCTTTGTTTAGAAGCTGCAGCCCCTAATGATTTAAACGAATTAAAATTATTGGCAAGCGAATTATCGAACAATGTGTTTGAAATTACATCGGAACAGCGCAAAAGTTTACATGTTGCGGCAGTTTTTGTGAGTAATTTTACCAATCATTTATACGCCATTGGCAATGAAATTTGTGCGGCAAACAATATTTCCTTTGCTATTTTAAAGCCTTTAATCAATGAAACAGCTGATAAAATCAGGTATTTAAGTCCGAAAGATGCACAAACAGGACCGGCAATAAGAGGTGACCAAAAAACGATCGATGCACATGAACAATTTTTAACAAACCCAATTTTTAAAGAAATTTACAAATTAATTACACAAAGCATACAAACAAATGTCTAA
- a CDS encoding KdsC family phosphatase: MSKSYKEYLNQINTFIFDVDGVLTNGTIHVTQTGELLREMNIRDGYAMKAAIEKGYNVCVISGGSSEGVRIRLRNLGIYDIHLGVHDKVEIYQEYIDVNNIKPENVLYMGDDLPDYWVMQKVGLPACPQDAVPEIKQLSKYISHVKGGKGAVRDVIEQVMKVQGKWLEHFEAKFD, from the coding sequence ATGTCTAAAAGCTACAAAGAATATTTAAACCAAATAAACACATTTATATTTGACGTGGACGGGGTTTTAACAAATGGAACCATTCACGTAACACAAACCGGAGAATTATTAAGAGAAATGAACATACGCGACGGTTACGCCATGAAAGCCGCGATTGAAAAAGGATACAATGTGTGTGTAATTTCAGGCGGATCAAGCGAAGGTGTGAGAATACGATTACGAAATTTAGGCATTTACGATATTCATTTGGGTGTTCACGATAAAGTGGAAATTTATCAAGAATATATCGATGTGAACAATATTAAACCCGAAAATGTTTTGTATATGGGCGATGATTTACCCGATTATTGGGTGATGCAAAAAGTAGGACTACCCGCTTGTCCGCAAGATGCAGTGCCCGAAATTAAGCAACTTAGCAAATATATTTCGCATGTGAAAGGCGGCAAAGGAGCTGTGCGAGATGTAATTGAACAAGTGATGAAGGTTCAAGGAAAATGGCTTGAGCACTTCGAAGCAAAATTTGACTAA
- a CDS encoding Maf family nucleotide pyrophosphatase has protein sequence MILQEKYNDHQIILASNSPRRKQFLKDLGLTFTVKPANVNEAYPSHLKGKDIALYIAQQKASVFNNLEANELVITCDTIVWIDDVALGKPENSADAKQMLQQLSGKTHEVISAVCIKSNQKEQLFYDVTEVSFNTLNPSDIAYYVETFQPFDKAGSYGIQEWIGLVGIEKINGSYTNVVGMPMEKLYKELMKW, from the coding sequence ATGATTTTACAAGAAAAATATAACGATCATCAAATAATATTAGCATCAAATTCTCCTAGAAGAAAACAGTTTTTAAAAGATTTAGGATTAACTTTTACTGTTAAACCTGCAAACGTCAACGAAGCATATCCTTCCCATTTAAAGGGCAAGGATATTGCTTTATATATCGCCCAGCAAAAAGCGTCGGTTTTTAATAATTTGGAAGCAAATGAACTGGTTATTACTTGTGATACCATTGTTTGGATTGATGATGTTGCGTTGGGAAAACCCGAAAACAGTGCAGATGCAAAGCAAATGTTGCAACAACTTTCTGGAAAAACGCATGAAGTAATCAGTGCCGTTTGTATTAAATCGAATCAAAAAGAACAACTTTTTTATGATGTAACCGAAGTTTCATTCAACACATTAAACCCATCTGACATTGCTTATTATGTAGAAACATTTCAACCATTTGACAAAGCAGGATCTTACGGAATTCAAGAGTGGATTGGCTTGGTTGGTATTGAAAAAATAAATGGTTCATACACCAATGTGGTGGGAATGCCAATGGAAAAATTGTATAAAGAACTAATGAAATGGTAA
- a CDS encoding mechanosensitive ion channel family protein produces the protein MLENFHIQDYYGKIITTVILIIVIYILRFILRKVVLKFSEISLKSDNRSKLIIKYFNSLLHILFVIFIILLWGVDTGQLFGFVGAAITFIGVALFAQWSVLSNFTAGVIMFFAFPYKMGDRIRIQDKDFPIEAEIDDIQAFHTILITEEGERISYPNNLFLQKAVVVL, from the coding sequence ATGCTTGAAAATTTTCATATACAGGATTATTATGGAAAAATAATCACAACGGTTATTTTAATCATCGTTATCTATATTTTGCGATTCATTCTTCGGAAAGTAGTTTTAAAATTCTCTGAAATATCTTTAAAATCAGACAATCGCAGCAAATTGATTATTAAGTATTTTAATTCGTTACTGCATATTTTGTTTGTAATTTTCATCATTCTTTTATGGGGTGTTGATACCGGTCAGCTTTTTGGTTTTGTGGGTGCGGCGATTACGTTTATTGGCGTGGCGCTTTTTGCACAATGGTCTGTTTTGAGCAATTTTACTGCAGGTGTCATTATGTTTTTTGCTTTTCCTTATAAAATGGGCGATCGCATAAGAATTCAAGACAAAGATTTTCCTATTGAAGCAGAGATAGACGATATTCAAGCATTTCATACCATATTGATCACAGAAGAAGGCGAGCGCATTTCGTATCCAAATAATCTGTTTTTGCAAAAAGCTGTGGTTGTTTTGTAG
- a CDS encoding PIG-L family deacetylase: protein MKKNIIYLFCALFMQTVYAQKPQTLNPSEIYFQMEKLNVLASALYIAAHPDDENTRLITYLTHHDKAYTNYLSLTRGNGGQNLISNELGTDLGVIRTNELWNARNIDGGKQFFSTADDFGFSKHPKEAFEKWNKELLLKQVVYMIRKEQPDVIVNRFDHRTEGTTHGHHTASAQLSKLAFNLANDKNYKDLSQESTETWQPKRLFFNVSWFFFGSKQAFEKADKSKYVPLHIGVFYNQLGKNNQEIASLSRSQHQSQGFGDMSSRGEEIEYVELVDGDGLQSSNLFEGIDTSWNRIKDGNKIQPLITQLLNEYDFKNPSKSINLLTKIYTEIDKLPETIWKTRKQNEVKELIKNCAGLFLDITTNEPYTTPNEKVDIKVEVANRSNQNIVLKDVTINNNKTVVDKKLVNQEVFYEYYQTQFTNQDYTNFKFIDNFNDFKNQFNSTQKNEIGLEVNGVYLAYNLPIQYHYKDVVKGEIYKPFHVVPAVSVQFKQPVYISNSNKNQNVSVVLSNYSDEEIKDTLVLKRKSDKSKKLTFNKTIAFNLNKNEKNKEIVITDDFIEDTYTLDLFENKKAINATETKWVDYNHIPVNYYLKPVETKVVSFNKSVLKKSKIGYIVGAGDEIPQVLKEVGYNVDLIHLESVKAEELSKYETIIVGIRAFNTENSLKTKNKLLFDYTKNGGTVIVQYQTNGNLQTNEIAPYKLKIGRTRITDENAVVRFINPNETVLNKPFKITQENFKNWIQEQGLYYADDFDEAFQPVFTSHDFDEKDTNGALLIAKYGKGHYIYTGLSFFRQLPIGNTGALELFINLIELKNE from the coding sequence ATGAAGAAAAACATTATATATCTCTTTTGTGCGTTGTTTATGCAAACTGTTTATGCACAAAAACCACAAACGCTTAATCCGTCAGAAATCTATTTTCAAATGGAAAAACTCAATGTGTTGGCGAGTGCACTTTATATTGCAGCGCATCCCGATGACGAAAACACACGATTAATTACCTATTTAACACATCACGATAAAGCATATACCAATTATTTATCGTTAACGCGGGGCAATGGCGGGCAAAATTTAATCAGTAACGAGCTGGGAACCGATTTGGGCGTGATTCGAACCAACGAATTGTGGAACGCACGAAATATAGATGGCGGCAAACAATTTTTTTCAACGGCCGATGATTTTGGTTTTTCAAAACATCCGAAAGAAGCTTTTGAAAAATGGAACAAAGAGTTGCTATTGAAACAAGTGGTTTATATGATTCGCAAGGAACAACCCGATGTGATTGTAAATCGCTTTGATCACCGAACCGAAGGAACCACTCATGGGCATCATACAGCATCGGCTCAACTATCAAAATTGGCTTTTAACTTAGCAAACGATAAAAATTATAAAGATTTATCGCAAGAAAGCACCGAAACGTGGCAACCCAAACGACTATTTTTCAATGTTTCCTGGTTCTTTTTTGGCAGCAAACAAGCGTTTGAAAAAGCCGATAAATCAAAATATGTTCCGTTGCATATTGGTGTTTTTTACAATCAATTAGGGAAAAACAATCAAGAAATAGCATCGCTGAGTCGCAGCCAGCACCAGTCGCAAGGTTTTGGTGACATGTCGTCTCGGGGTGAAGAAATAGAATATGTGGAACTGGTTGACGGTGATGGATTGCAATCGAGCAATTTGTTTGAAGGAATTGATACAAGCTGGAACCGTATTAAAGATGGCAATAAAATTCAGCCTTTGATTACGCAATTGCTCAATGAATATGATTTTAAAAATCCATCAAAATCAATCAATTTATTGACAAAAATTTATACTGAAATAGATAAATTGCCCGAAACAATTTGGAAAACCCGCAAGCAAAACGAAGTAAAAGAACTGATTAAAAATTGCGCTGGATTGTTTTTAGATATCACTACAAACGAACCTTACACCACGCCAAATGAAAAAGTTGATATTAAGGTTGAAGTTGCCAACAGATCCAACCAAAACATTGTGCTAAAAGATGTTACAATTAATAATAACAAAACAGTTGTTGATAAAAAATTAGTCAATCAAGAAGTTTTTTATGAATATTATCAAACTCAATTCACCAATCAAGATTATACGAATTTTAAATTCATTGACAATTTCAATGATTTTAAAAATCAATTCAATTCAACCCAAAAAAATGAAATTGGTTTAGAAGTAAACGGCGTGTATTTAGCATACAACTTACCAATTCAATATCATTACAAAGATGTGGTGAAAGGCGAAATTTACAAACCTTTTCATGTGGTTCCAGCCGTTTCTGTGCAGTTTAAACAGCCTGTTTATATTTCTAATTCAAATAAAAATCAAAACGTGTCTGTTGTTTTAAGTAATTATTCTGATGAGGAAATTAAAGATACATTAGTTCTAAAAAGAAAATCAGATAAATCTAAAAAATTGACTTTCAATAAAACAATCGCTTTTAATTTGAATAAAAATGAAAAAAATAAAGAAATTGTTATTACCGATGATTTTATCGAAGACACATATACTTTAGATTTATTTGAAAATAAAAAGGCTATAAATGCAACCGAAACAAAATGGGTTGATTACAATCATATTCCGGTAAATTATTATTTGAAACCTGTTGAAACAAAAGTGGTATCTTTCAATAAAAGTGTTTTAAAGAAATCAAAAATAGGCTATATTGTTGGTGCAGGCGATGAAATCCCACAAGTTTTAAAAGAAGTGGGTTACAACGTAGATTTGATTCATTTAGAATCTGTAAAAGCCGAAGAATTATCAAAATACGAAACAATAATTGTTGGTATTCGAGCATTTAACACCGAAAATTCGTTAAAAACCAAAAATAAATTATTGTTTGATTACACAAAAAATGGTGGAACGGTTATTGTGCAATATCAAACCAATGGCAATTTACAAACCAACGAAATCGCTCCCTATAAATTAAAAATTGGTAGAACACGCATTACCGATGAAAATGCAGTGGTGCGATTCATTAATCCAAACGAAACGGTTCTAAACAAACCGTTTAAAATTACGCAGGAAAATTTCAAAAATTGGATACAAGAACAAGGTTTGTATTATGCAGACGATTTTGATGAAGCGTTTCAACCAGTCTTTACATCACATGATTTTGATGAAAAAGATACAAATGGTGCGTTACTTATTGCAAAATACGGCAAAGGACATTATATTTATACAGGTTTAAGCTTTTTTAGACAGTTACCAATAGGAAACACCGGTGCTTTGGAATTATTTATCAACCTAATTGAACTAAAAAATGAGTGA
- a CDS encoding sodium:solute symporter, which produces MELLDWIILLSTLLFIVLYGTYRTKGSKNIQEYILANQSTNWFTVGLSVMATQASAITFLSTPGQAYHDGMGFVQFYFGLPLAMVVICMVFIPVFHRLKVYTAYEFLETRFDLKTRTLASVIFLVQRSIGTGITIYAPAIILSSILNWDLTFIIVSIGIVIIFYTYFGGTKALNITQKQQAFVIMAGMFLTFFIILFRLPEEVTFVNVFNVAKIEDKLNLLNFSTDFSETYTLWNGLTAGFFLMLAYFGTDQSQVGRYLSGKSIKETQVGLLMNGVLKVPMQFFILLVGVMVFIFFHFYQAPLHFNPVNTEKVLNSEYQEAYRDLEIELKGLLNEKKEITQIYTGQLNQGYENEMLEEKLVALNENEVQLRQEARDMIKKVDSGAETNDKDYVFIYFILNYLPHGIIGFLLAMIFSAAMSSSASGLYAVASSSAIDIYKTYKPNLSEQHYLKVTKYLVVFWGIICILAACVITLFENLIQLVNIIGSIFYGTVLGIFLIAFFIKYIKAKATFWGALLAQILVIYIYSLEVVSYLWLNPIGVFSVILIGLVLQMVFSRNKNAQTTHVNK; this is translated from the coding sequence ATGGAACTATTAGACTGGATTATTCTTTTAAGTACACTTTTGTTTATTGTGTTGTATGGTACCTATCGAACAAAAGGCAGCAAAAATATACAAGAATATATTTTAGCAAACCAAAGCACCAATTGGTTTACCGTAGGATTATCGGTTATGGCCACGCAGGCAAGTGCCATTACGTTTTTGTCAACACCTGGTCAGGCTTATCACGACGGTATGGGCTTTGTGCAATTTTATTTTGGATTACCGCTTGCAATGGTGGTAATTTGTATGGTTTTTATTCCGGTATTTCACAGACTAAAAGTGTACACAGCATATGAATTTCTGGAAACTCGTTTCGATTTAAAAACCCGAACATTGGCATCGGTAATTTTTCTAGTGCAACGCAGTATTGGAACAGGAATAACGATTTATGCACCCGCAATTATCCTATCATCAATCCTTAATTGGGATTTAACTTTTATCATTGTTTCCATTGGTATCGTCATTATTTTTTACACCTATTTTGGTGGAACAAAAGCGTTGAATATCACTCAAAAGCAACAAGCTTTTGTAATAATGGCCGGAATGTTTCTTACATTCTTTATCATTTTATTCAGATTGCCCGAAGAAGTAACTTTTGTGAATGTTTTTAATGTTGCCAAGATTGAAGATAAATTAAACCTGCTGAATTTTTCGACAGATTTTTCCGAAACCTACACCTTGTGGAATGGTTTAACAGCCGGGTTCTTTTTAATGTTGGCCTATTTCGGAACCGATCAATCGCAAGTGGGGAGGTATTTATCGGGCAAAAGCATCAAAGAAACACAAGTTGGATTGTTAATGAACGGCGTGTTAAAAGTGCCCATGCAATTCTTCATTTTGTTGGTAGGTGTCATGGTATTTATCTTTTTTCATTTTTATCAAGCCCCTTTGCATTTCAATCCGGTAAATACGGAAAAAGTTTTAAATTCAGAATATCAGGAAGCATACCGAGATTTAGAAATTGAACTAAAAGGTTTATTAAACGAAAAGAAAGAAATCACTCAAATTTATACCGGGCAATTAAACCAAGGTTATGAAAATGAAATGTTGGAAGAAAAACTGGTTGCTTTGAACGAAAATGAAGTGCAACTGCGACAGGAAGCACGCGATATGATTAAAAAAGTGGACAGCGGCGCCGAAACAAACGATAAAGATTACGTATTCATTTATTTTATATTGAATTATTTGCCACACGGAATTATCGGTTTTTTATTGGCGATGATTTTTTCTGCTGCCATGTCTAGCTCTGCTTCGGGTTTATATGCTGTGGCGTCGAGTTCGGCAATTGATATTTACAAAACCTATAAGCCCAATTTATCGGAACAACATTATCTGAAAGTAACGAAATATTTAGTGGTTTTTTGGGGAATTATTTGCATTTTGGCGGCGTGTGTCATTACCCTTTTTGAAAATTTGATTCAATTGGTAAACATTATCGGGTCTATTTTCTACGGAACCGTTCTGGGTATCTTCTTAATTGCATTCTTTATAAAATACATTAAAGCAAAAGCTACTTTTTGGGGTGCACTTTTAGCCCAAATATTGGTTATATACATTTATTCTTTGGAAGTGGTAAGCTATCTGTGGCTTAACCCTATTGGTGTGTTTTCAGTAATACTCATTGGTTTGGTTTTGCAAATGGTTTTTAGTAGAAACAAAAACGCTCAAACCACTCATGTTAACAAATAA
- a CDS encoding OprO/OprP family phosphate-selective porin: MKILKVLLLAIITCNQVNAQESTKDSLAQPETQKSKEWFNSFKIRGYAQVRYNRLLETNPDLGCDQCDKSWGENGSFFLRRTRVVFSGQIYKNVFFYIQPDFASSASSSGLHFGQLRDAYFDIGFDSKNEFRVRLGQSKIPYGFENMQSSQNRLPLDRNDGINSSFANERDLGGFFMWAPDRIRKIYADVVKNNFKGSGDYGVFAIGAFNGQTANKPELNNNLHVVARVSYPFTIGDQIIEPGIQAYSGRWVMPSSQVSDGVTTTHDANYTDQRAAASFILYPKPFGIQAEYNIGKGPEFNKETNTIETKSLEGGYATLSYRIQHNEQFFFPFARYQYYKGGKKHELDARSYKVNEVELGLEWQLNKNFELVAMYTISNRRYEDFVLRDNHQKGNLLRLQAQVNF; the protein is encoded by the coding sequence ATGAAAATTTTAAAAGTATTATTACTTGCTATTATTACATGCAACCAAGTGAATGCGCAAGAATCAACCAAAGATTCTTTGGCGCAACCCGAAACCCAAAAGAGCAAAGAATGGTTCAACTCGTTTAAGATTAGAGGGTACGCCCAAGTGCGATACAACCGCCTCTTAGAAACCAATCCCGATTTGGGTTGTGATCAATGCGATAAATCTTGGGGTGAAAACGGTAGTTTTTTCTTAAGACGTACCCGTGTTGTTTTTTCAGGACAAATTTATAAAAACGTATTCTTTTATATTCAGCCCGATTTTGCCAGCTCGGCAAGTAGTTCCGGGTTGCATTTTGGTCAATTACGTGATGCCTATTTTGATATAGGTTTCGACAGTAAAAATGAATTCCGAGTAAGATTAGGGCAAAGTAAAATTCCGTATGGATTTGAAAACATGCAATCAAGTCAAAACCGTTTGCCTTTAGACCGTAATGATGGTATTAATAGTTCATTTGCAAACGAGCGTGATTTAGGAGGATTCTTTATGTGGGCACCTGATCGCATTCGCAAAATTTATGCAGATGTAGTTAAAAATAACTTTAAAGGTTCTGGCGATTACGGTGTATTTGCAATTGGTGCTTTCAATGGACAAACTGCAAACAAACCAGAATTGAATAACAATTTACACGTTGTTGCACGTGTTTCTTATCCCTTCACAATTGGCGACCAAATTATCGAACCTGGAATTCAAGCATATTCAGGACGTTGGGTAATGCCTTCTTCGCAAGTGAGCGATGGGGTTACAACCACACACGATGCCAATTATACCGACCAACGCGCAGCTGCCTCTTTTATCTTATATCCAAAACCATTCGGAATTCAAGCAGAATATAACATTGGAAAAGGGCCAGAATTTAACAAAGAAACCAATACCATCGAAACCAAAAGTTTAGAAGGTGGATACGCAACACTTTCATATAGAATTCAGCACAACGAACAATTCTTCTTTCCGTTTGCACGCTACCAATATTACAAAGGTGGAAAAAAACATGAATTAGATGCAAGAAGCTATAAAGTAAACGAAGTAGAATTAGGTTTGGAATGGCAATTAAATAAAAATTTTGAATTAGTAGCTATGTACACCATATCAAACCGAAGATACGAAGACTTTGTTTTGAGAGACAATCATCAAAAAGGAAATCTATTGCGCCTGCAAGCACAAGTAAATTTCTAA
- the prmA gene encoding 50S ribosomal protein L11 methyltransferase: MLNTYIAYHFKIEPKDPGAEILLAELGELAFDSFVETEEGLSAYIQNQLHTTDLLNDIYILNNPEFKITYHVEEIEQVNWNEEWEKNFEPINVDDLCYVRAPFHEAKNVPYEIVIEPKMSFGTGHHETTFMMMKHLLNIDVTNMEVLDMGCGTAILAILALMKGAKHADAIDIDNWCYLNSIENAERNNISNISVYEGDAALLATKTNKYDLVIANINRNILLNDMEAYAKTLKKGGIILFSGFYIEDIPAIEEAANQYNLHLDHQLERNNWASLKFIKK, translated from the coding sequence ATGTTGAATACCTATATTGCATATCATTTTAAAATAGAACCAAAAGATCCGGGTGCAGAAATTTTATTAGCAGAATTGGGCGAATTGGCGTTTGATAGTTTTGTTGAAACCGAAGAAGGTTTATCGGCATACATTCAAAATCAGTTACATACTACCGATTTGTTAAATGATATATACATTTTAAATAATCCTGAATTTAAAATAACCTATCACGTCGAAGAAATTGAACAAGTGAACTGGAACGAAGAATGGGAAAAAAACTTTGAACCAATTAATGTAGATGATTTGTGCTATGTGCGTGCGCCGTTTCATGAAGCCAAAAATGTGCCTTATGAAATTGTGATAGAACCAAAGATGAGTTTTGGAACAGGTCACCATGAAACCACATTTATGATGATGAAACATTTATTAAACATAGATGTTACCAATATGGAAGTATTAGATATGGGGTGCGGAACTGCCATTTTAGCTATTTTAGCATTAATGAAAGGAGCCAAACATGCCGATGCTATTGATATAGACAATTGGTGTTATTTGAATTCGATTGAAAATGCAGAGCGCAACAATATTAGCAATATCAGCGTATATGAAGGCGATGCAGCACTTTTAGCTACCAAAACCAACAAATATGATTTAGTAATTGCAAATATTAACCGCAATATTCTATTAAATGATATGGAAGCCTACGCCAAAACATTGAAAAAAGGCGGTATTATTCTATTTAGCGGTTTTTATATAGAAGATATTCCTGCAATTGAAGAAGCAGCAAACCAGTATAATTTGCATTTAGACCACCAATTAGAAAGAAACAATTGGGCATCATTAAAATTTATTAAAAAATAA
- a CDS encoding ATP-dependent Clp protease adaptor ClpS, producing MSTKERVLEDVKIEELFHSENVIVLFNDDVNTFDHVIETLVKVCKHEPLQAEQCALIVHYKGKCDVKSGTFHELVPMCTALLDAGLSAEVH from the coding sequence ATGAGTACAAAAGAACGCGTATTAGAAGATGTTAAAATAGAAGAATTATTTCACTCTGAAAATGTAATTGTTCTTTTTAACGATGACGTAAATACCTTCGACCACGTTATCGAAACCCTGGTAAAAGTTTGCAAACACGAACCTTTACAAGCCGAACAATGTGCTTTAATTGTACATTACAAAGGAAAATGCGATGTGAAAAGCGGAACTTTTCATGAATTGGTTCCTATGTGCACCGCCTTATTAGACGCAGGCTTAAGTGCCGAGGTACATTAA